TGAGTCAAGCTCGTGTTTGCTCTAAGTCCCTCACTAGATATAGAATTGAAACTTTATAGGCTTATTAAACACATTTAAAACTGTCATTTAACATTCATGTATATTAGATACTGAGATGGTTTGGCAACTAGTAATTTAGTGAAAAaccatttgtttatttaattttactagACAGGGTAGAAGTGAGAAAGGTAAAGAAAGATTAGATTAAACATAATATCAAGGCGCCAGTTTAGTTTGAAACGGAAAGATGGACTTTGTCTTAGAAACTTTGGATATAGTCTGGCTATAAGGCTGTAGTATTAATTCtagttttgaataaaatagtaattgaaaaaaaattatctttctaTCATGATAATCCTTTTGAACTTATTCTTCTAATGGAATGCTCTGTCAATCACAGTCCAGAAAAAAATGATCTCTTTTCACATCTATTGCTCTAGACATCTACAAGGATTTACTTTCGTAGCATTTGTGTAAAtcgtttttattattttatctcctACGTTCtttaatgatataaaattcaaaattgtacGAGTAacttatattttgtttttcagtcATGGACTCTTGAATGTGCACGTTCAACTACTGTGCGCTTGCCAGGGGAAGTTGATATTCCCAGGAGATGACAAAGCACCGGTTCAGGGATTCTATAAAGTCTCTATTTGGGAGTCACCTTGATCCAGAAACAGAAGAACGGCTCAAAGGGAGTAAATCAGGTAATTAAGGgatattttccttttgatttatataattaatggtGCCCTTCTTTCTCCCATTATCTTTAAGTGTGTAGATTAgcaattttacatttttgatGCAGATgttgaggacaaggtgaataaaataaaaaaactcataaaagATGAAGATGTAGGAATAAAAGACCACGACCAATCACAAAATCGCGGCAAACAGTCCGTTGATGAATTAATTGATGATTTCCTTAAAGATTACCAGGCACTCTATGAACAATACGACAGTTTGGCCGGAGAGttgagaagaaaatttcaaaaaagaagggaaaaggaAAGCTCTTCATCTAGCTCATCTGACTCGGATTCGGATGATTCAAATggttcttcaaagaaaaaggtCAGCAAAGATGATCGAGGGTTGGAGAAAGGATTCCAAGAAGTTGGTGAAATCAAGAAGGAACTTGAAGTAGCACTTTCAGAAGTAGCAGACTTAAAAAGGATATTGGCTACTACAATTAAAGAACACGAATCTCTAAATTCAGAACATCTGACAGCTTTAAACAGGATACAAGAAGCAGATAGAATTATTAGGGATTTGAAGGTTGAATCTGAGACTTGGGATGCTCAGAAGTCTAAATTTCAGCTTGAAATTGAAGAACTGAATCTGAGGCTGAGCAATGCAGGTAAGATTGAAGCTGAGTTGAACGAGAGATTAAATGGTATGGAAACAGAGAGGAATAGTttcattgaagaaaatgagaCTGCAAGGAGGAGGATTGAAGAGGGGGGGAAAACTATAGAGGAATTAAAGACTTTGGCTGATCAGTTGAAGGAGAAGTTGTCAGCCACAACGGAAGAAAAGGAGactttaaacttaaaacactTGGAAGCGCTAAACAATATACAAGAAGTAGAAAAGGTCATAGGAGTCCTGAGGGTTGAGGCTGAATCATTGGGTCttgaaaaatctaaatttctGGTCGATATTGAAGACCTGAGTCAGAAGTTGAGTGCTGCTGGCGAAATTCAATCTGAATTGAAGGGGAGACTTAAAGATATTGAAATAGAGAAGGAAACCTTGACCGAGGAGAAGGAGACTGCATGGAGGAAAATTGAGGCGGGGGataaaattgtagaagaatTAAATGCCACAATTGATTCGTTGAAGAGGCAGTTAACAACGacaattgaagaaaaggaagctCTGAACTTTCAGCACTTGGAAACTTTAAGTAGGGCACAAGAAGCAGATACTATCACAAGAGATCTGAAAGTTGAATCAGAAACCTGGAGTGTTGAAAAATCTAAATTGCTCCTTGAGATTGAAGATCTGAATCAGAAGTTGGATGCTGCTGGAAAATTGGAAGCACAATTGAATGAGAAATTGAAAGGTGTTGGATTAGAATATGATAACTTGATCAAGGAAAATGAAGCTGCAAATAAGACGATTGAAGAAGgacaaaatattatagaaGAACTGAATATCATGACTGATCAGGTGAAGAGGCAGTTGGCAGCTACGACTGAAGAAAAGGAAGTTCTGAACTTGGATCATGCGACAGCTTTAAGCAAGATTACTGAGGCTGATCAGATTATAGGAGATATGAAGACACAATCTGAAACATGGGCTGTTGAAAAAACTGATCTTCTGTACATGATTGAAGAGATGAATCAAAGGATGAGCGATGCTATTAAGATAGAAGCAGAACTCCGTGGAAGATTGAAAGATATTGAAATTGAGAGAGATGGGTTGATCAAGGAAAAGGAGATTGCATGGAAGGAGATTGAACAAGGTAAACAAGTTAGAGAAGAATTAAACGCCACTATTGATCAACTGAACAGCCAATTGACTATTACagtagaagaaaagaaagctcTCAGCTTAGAACATGTGATGGCCTTAAGTAAGCTTCAAGAAGCAAATAAAATCATAGAAGATTTTAAAGTTGACGCAGATAGTTGGGACCTGGAAAAATCTAAGCTGTTACTTCAAGTTGAAGGGTTGAATCAGAGACTGAACCAGGCTTCTAAGTTAGAAACAGAACTTAATGAAAGATTGAACGTTGTGGAAATTGATAAAGTCAACTTGATAAAAGAAAGGGAGACTGCTTGGGAGAGGATTGAAGAGGGAGAGAAGATTATAAAGGATTTAAATGAGATTGGTGATCGgctaaaagaggaaaagattATCATTTCCCAAGAATTGGAAACACTTCGAGGAGAAGTTTCTATCTTGAAGCAGCAGATTCAGTCTACTGAACAGCAGGCTGCAAAATTATCGCATTCTCTAGGAGCATCTGAGGGAGAAAATAGATTATTGAACTTGAAAATTGTAGAGATCTCGAGTGAGATTCAATTGGCTCAACAGACAAACCAAGAACTTGTGTCTCAGTTGCAACTGTTGAAGGAAGATTTGGGCGTGAGGGAAACAGAACGTTCTATTCTTGTTGAGAAGCACGAGACACATGTGAATGAATCGTTAACTCGCGTAAATATGCTAGAAGCTCAAGTTACACGGTTGGAAACAGAACTGGAGCTATTGCAATCACGTGAAAAAGATTTGTCTCAAGAATTGGAGATAAAAACAGCTGAAGCCAAACAACTGGGAGAGGAAAATATTGGACTACAAGCCCGAGTTTCAGAGATTGAAGTATTATTtagggagagagaaaatgaactTTCAATTCTCAGGAAAAAACTTGAAGACAGCGAGAATCGATCATCATCTAACACAGCAAATTTGACTCTGGAGATCAACCGCTTACTAGAAGAGATTAATTCCTTACATTCTCAAAAAGGTGAACTAGAAGAGCGGATGATATGCAGGAATGAAGAAGCTTCATTGCAAGTCAAGGGCCTGGCAGATCAGGTGGATACATTGCAGCAACAGTTGGAAGTCCAACAGAGCCAAAAAGTTGAATTGGAGTTGCAACTTGAGAGGACAACTCAGACGATTTCAGAATATACAATACAGATACAAAAGTTTAAGGAGGAATTAGAAGACAAGATTTCGGATCTACAGAGGCTagtgaaagagaaagaagatttaATAGTGCGAATCAAGGATCTTGAATCAGCATTTGACTCCTTATGCAATGAAAAGCACGAACTGGAGGAGAAACTTAAAAGTCAGATGGATGGGAATAGTCAACTCCGGGAGGAAAAGTTTGAGCtggagaagaaattttttgaattagaaaGTAACTTGTCAAACAGAGGAGTAGAGCTTGCTACTCTCCATGAGAAACACATAAATGGAGAAGCTGAAGCCTCGAGccaaaaactaattttagttGCTCAGGTTGAAAATCTGCATGAGAAGTTAAATTCTTTGCAGAATGAAAAAAGTGAATTTGAGTTGCAGGTTGAAAAGGAGAAACAAGAACTCTTGGATACCTTAACTCTACTGGAAAAGGAGAAAGTTGAGTTATTGAGTTCAATTGGTGATCATCAAAGAAGTTTGAAGGAACACAATGATGCATATGAAAAGCTAAATGATGAGCATAAACTGCTTGAAGATCAATTTCGAGAATGTAAGCTAAAGCTTGATAATGCAGAAGTGAAGATGGCAGAAATGGCTCAAGAATTTCATAATGACATCAGATCAAAGGACCAAGTGAAAGATGACCTGGAGCTAATGGCTGAGGATCTAAAACGAGACCTGGAAGTAAAACATGATGAGATAAATAGCCTGGTTGAAAATGTTCGCACAATTGAGGTCAAGCTCCGGTTATCAAACCAAAAGCTTCGTGTTACAGAACAATTATTaactgaaaaggaagagataTTTCAAAAAGCTGAATTGAAGTATCAAGAGCAACAGAGACTGCTTGAAGAACGAATTCATGGACTTTCTGCAACCATTGTTGCCAATAACGAAGCGCACCAAAGGGCGATATCTACTGTTTCAGAAAACATTAACAGTAACCTCTCCCAACTGGAATGTGTCATCAGGAAGTTCGTATTGGACTATGCAAAGTATGAGAAGTGTGTCAATGAGACATCCCACGATCTACAGCTTGCAAAGAGTTGGGTCTCAAAAGCTGTTCAAGAAACAAATGGCCTAAAGAAAGAGGTGGCATACCTTGGCAAACAACTTCAAgataagaaagagagagaatcaaTACTTGTAGAACAAGTTGAGAAGTTGGAGACAAAGGTCAACAAGGAAGGATCTGAGAAGGATGGATTGGTTCAAGCAATCCACCAACTTGAAAAGAGACAGAGAGAATTAGAGAAGATGATGGAAGAGAAGAATGAAGGTATGCTGGGTttaaaagaggagaaaaaagaagcgATAAGGCAACTTTGCATGTTGATCGAGTATCACCGTGACCGCTATGATTTTCTCAAAGATGAGGTCTTAAAGCTGAATGTTAAAGGAGGCCAGAGTGTAAGATAGTAAGTCAATCATCACTCCCTTTACCacatatctttttttctagttttgcTTTTGCCTCATGAATTCTCTTGGTTGCATCCAtcgtcttttcttttttgttctttggtATGCCTAATTAGTGATGAATTTGTAAATATGGTGAAATTCTAGAGTCCAATGGAAGTGAAGGGAGGTTTAATATATTAACATAACCAATATCACCCAAAGATAACAAAGTAAATAAGACCAAAAATATACACAAATATGTATAgtcttaaataaaatgaaaatctgTGCTCCATAATCAAGAGGGTAGATGTTGCTTTTTTATCTGTAGTTccttagattttgaaaatcttatttttttcatgttgGAGTGTGATTGATTGAGATTACAAGGATtccttgtttttgtttgttgttgtttatgGTATTTTCATGTCTTATTCTGGTAACTGGGTTGGTTTTATATTaacttcatatattttaatgccttctatttttcatttgtaggTATTTAAACAAACATAATGGAGATTATTcgagaaataataaaagataaattgtAGAGaaatgaggggaaaaaaaaaaaggcaccATGGATTGTGGCTCCCTGCATAGGCATTATGTTGGTGGATGTGAAATTCCAAGATATACCCTAATTTTATTAGGGCAATTGagggtttcttttcttttctaaatgcAAATTCTCTATATTCAAAAAAAGAGAGTTTGACATTGTATAGCTAGACATAAAATTGCATGAAAAATCCCTAATTTTGATTAGGGTGATCGGGACCTTTATGTAGAATGCAAAATTTGTCAATGCACTAGAGGATTTGGTAATCCTAGAGTAAGACGTAGATTGGTCGAGATCAAGACGTAGGCACAGCGAGAGTTCATGGAAGAAGATCTAAAGAACATGAGAGATGGCTTGAGAAATTAGATTATATTGagtattcttttcttttgtacatttatatttgtattatagGATTTGTTGTAGATTTTTGTTCCCTTTTGATGTCTATGGATACTCCTTTCTAAAGGAATGATAAATCTTATTCATTCATGTACATGAATGACCTTTGCTTGTCTTTTATTACGAGGATTTAAGTTACAATGTTTATAGTATGCTACTTTTGTTCTcgaaagaagaattaaaataaataatacactAAGACTATGTGTATCGATTTTTTAATCAGGACCGAATCATAATAAGTTTCATTTGCaatgaaattaaatgtaataGCAAGAATAAGTTCAGCCTCTTTGTAATTGGactagaataaaataaaaacagaaaagacaTTGGCAACAATGTCCAGTGagtgttgtaaatatttgtcaTAATCACagacttattttttttgaatcgAACGGTCCTAAATGAATTACTTACAAgatatttaaacaattgaaGGTAGagttaaataaaagaattgagTTGACGACTTAATTTCTATctaatttaacaaaatgttattatatcttttaaagtATTGTTATTAATCTGAttgttaatattaaaatttatcacaTTAACCCCATCATTCAAGTACACTATTTACCACATCCTCTAGAACGTTGACTATTTTGAATCAACAACgcggaaaaaaagaaaacaaaaaagtctGGTTATTctataatataattgaatgaaaactttcaaaatttaaagtctTAAGAGAGGCATTCTAATGATTTATTCTTCTTggaaaaaaggttaaaagaaaagtcaaGAATAAAACCTAGTccattaattttgattatgtacaatattacaatatattaaGCAAATAAGAATAGATAGGAGGAAAAGCAAAGAGGTTGTGTATCATTTTCAAGCATGAAGGAAAAGGGGAGGGTGGCATTAATACAATATGAATAGGTTGCTCTCCACGTCTTGATGGAGGGTATAATTGGCAAATTGAATAGGGACTGTGTGTGTTTGGTCAACGAAATTAAGTTGTTATACATTTGGATTTTGTATGTATTGGTCTCTCCCTCTGAGTCTCTGACTTGGCCCATCCTCCTTTATTACACAACGCGGGAGATTTTCATAGAAAACGATGCCCTCCTTCTTCTCTAAACGATAccgttttcttctttctctcctcTCTTCAATTCAATGTCTTCCCTTTCACAGTCCAAGTTGTGAGCATTTGAGATAACCCTGTCGGCATCTTCATGCccatttttctcaatcaatcATCCTTCCCTTCTTTCTAATCTCCTCGTTATTACCAATTCCAACTGATCACTTCCAATTCAattgctctctctctcttggaAACTGTATGGATTCTATTTCTCTGCGTTGAAACTTTTTATGGGTTTATCATTTTGGTGGGTGGGTTTCTCTGTTATTTTAGTGGGAAAAGCTTTGATTCCTTTTCGTGGGGGTTTATGTTTCTTTGATGGGTTTCAAGAGTTTTTCTCCttgattttgggttttgggatttgtttgattgattctttttctttgatggGTTGCAAgagtttctttgtttgatcTTCATTTTGGGTTCTGAATTTATGGCTACTGCGCAGAAAGTTCGAGTAGTTCGTTGTCCTAGATGCCAGAATCTCTTGCCTGAACCTTCTGGACTTTCTGTTTATCAGTGTGGTGGATGTGGTATTGTTCTTAAAGGTATGATTCTCTCTTGTTTATTTGGCTGctgagaaattaattaattctataaatagaagTAAAAGTcaagagatgaaatttttaGCCGTTTATGCTATTTGCCCAATTTATGTCATGTTGTCATTTAAACCACATTGAAGTCCAAGCActgaatttataatttgacCTTTGTTTTGCCCTTTTGAGTGAGCAATTGAgcgaatttaaatttttatcacAATTTTGATGGTGCAGCAAAGAGTAAAGTTCTCTTTAATGAGAAAAGGGATTTTGGGAGCAGTGAGAAATATGAGAATTTCTCAGAACAAGGAGGTAGCAGCTTAGGTGGTGTTTCTGACTCTGAGCGGGGCAGTCCAAGCATGGAGCCAACTGTAAATGAGAGAGTCATGAGGTCCAGAAGGACTGTCTTCAGCAACAGTCCGATTAGAACAAGTGATAGAGAGGATATAGATGACTATGAGAGAAAAATTGGGAAGGAAACTAAGGGAGTTTGGCCTATGCAGAGGCTTGGAGATAAAGAAATTGGTTCGGTTGAAGAAACGCACAGTCAATTTTCAGAACAACGTATCGAGAATTGGGTTCGACGGTATAATATTGAACAAGACATGAATATTTATGATTCTGATTCTCCAAGTAAAGCACCTTATCGTAATCCTACTGGAGCAGCAAGAACCCGAGCTACTTTTGAGCATCATAGAGTTGAAAGAGATGCATTCGCAGGGTATTCTGGAAACTCTATGGCTGGTGCTCATGGAAAAGGAGCTCCAAATTTCCGCTATCCTGGTGACAGACCTTCAAGTTCTAACTTGAATGTGTATTATGGCCATCCCGAGCCTAATCGGAACTATGAAGGTCCTATAGAAGGCTTTGACCCAAATCGAGCTGAACTCCTAAGGAGGTTGGATGAGTTGAAAGCCGAAATTATTAAGTCCTGTGATGTGGGAGATAGACCAAGAGTTGTTGCTGATAGAGCTCCAGTTGACCCATATTACAGTCGAGCTGGTTACAATGTCCCAATGCGATCTTCGACAAAGAACCCACAGCATAACCACGACCCTCAGTACTTCGGTCGGGGAAGTGGAACCTTTCCAGCAACAGGTCATCATCAAAGAAATGGTGAGGATTTCTTACATCCTCCGAGGCATGTTGTGAAAGATATGCCATTGTACGAGGATGAGTTTCAGGAGCAAATGATAAGGAAGACTAACCATCAGCCAGCCCATCAGTATCCTCCACGACAACACTATCCAGAAAGCGTCATGGATTTCAAACAAGATCCTCTTTCTCCATTGCATGAcgaagatgttttttttcacCATCCTGCCTGCTCTTGTTCACAATGCGGCAAAAGGAACAGGCAAGGGCCACCAAATTCCCCTGCAAGCAACGTAAGTAATCCGAAAGAGCCAATAAAATCTAGCACGTATCATAATGAAACTCCTGTTTCAGTTGGACTCATGGCTTCCAATCTGCCGTGTGCTGGCCGTTTTCCATCTCAAGACACACTTCCACACTCTAGACAACCTAGCGAGCTTGATTCAGAGATTGATGGTTTTGGTCTTGTTCAACCAAGAACGGCTGCAGTTTTCCAGAGAAATGGAAAATCTCGAGATGCAATTGCTGGCGGTGCTCCATTCATTGTATGTTCTAGTTGCTTGGAGTTACTGAAATTGCCAAGAAAACTTTACAGGTTGGAGGTGGATTGGCAGAAACTACAGTGTGGTGCTTGTTCGGTTGTCATTATcgtaaaagtagaaaatagaaagCTTGTTATTAGCGTTCCAGCAGAAACCAAGCCTACTGAAGTTTCTCCTAATGATAGTTCCCCCAAAAGCGTTGTCAATGCTACCAGCTCCATAGAAAGTTCTGATAATTCTAGTCTTAAAGTGATCGATACCGACCACAACAAGCCCTCTGACGACCAGGATTCAAATTGCGCTAAACCACAGGAGGAGGTAACTTCATCTCCCATTTCTTCCAAGGAAAAAGAGTCCCCAACTATTAATTGTGATCCCAAAAATCTCTCTGACTCTGATGACCTGCCTTTGAAAGATACACCATCTGTAATAAGTTCCGTGGAGAATTCTGACAACCCTTCTCATGATAAACCTAGCGAACACAGAGAAGGAACTGAAGATAAGCAGAAAGTTATGGTAGATGATGTCACCGAACCAAGTGAGTTAGACGTCTCGTTTGATGATTATGCAAACATTCATGTTTCTCATGATTCTGtggaaataaacaaagaagaagaagaagaagaaggagaagaaggagaagaaggagaagaagatcaAAGCAAGATCAAAAGCAATCAAGAATCTGAAACCTTCTTTGTGGGTCTCAGTAGAAACAACTTGAGAGATTTTTCAAGATCAAGTGAAATTACGGATAATGGAAGGCCTACTGTTTCGGTTAATGGCCAGCCTTTACCAGCTCATATAGTTAAAAAGGCTGAAAAGCATGCTGGACCCATTCTTCCTGGAGATTATTGGTAAGTTTCTTTCTCAAACTAATTCTTGTATGCATTCCTCATCTTCATAAATTTGACCCCCAAAAAGATCAGTTGTTAAAATGATTTACGTTGAACAAATGTTCTCTTTTAAAATGCCAAAAGAGGATCTATGCATACTCTTACAAATAGTGGGATGGGTGGttaaattgatttactttgctctattttttttattcttttaactaGGCTCATGTTGCGGATAAATTTCCCTCTTTTATACCTCTATGGTTATCagaaaataacaagaaacGTATATGTTGTGATTTTTCTCTCCGTACTATGATTTCCACGTAGATCTTGTGTTCTTTCTTcgtctttatttttcaattcatacAAATGAAGtcttatatcaataaaatttctGACATCACATTGTGCTTTCCTTCTTTAATTGTGGTTGCCAGGTATGATTACCAAGCTGGATTCTGGGGTGTAATGGGCCATCCATGTCTTGGAATTATTCCTGTGAGTTTCTGGTTGATTTCTAGTTTCTTTTCTATGGATTAATAGCTTGA
This is a stretch of genomic DNA from Cucumis sativus cultivar 9930 chromosome 4, Cucumber_9930_V3, whole genome shotgun sequence. It encodes these proteins:
- the LOC101204981 gene encoding COP1-interactive protein 1, yielding MTKHRFRDSIKSLFGSHLDPETEERLKGSKSDVEDKVNKIKKLIKDEDVGIKDHDQSQNRGKQSVDELIDDFLKDYQALYEQYDSLAGELRRKFQKRREKESSSSSSSDSDSDDSNGSSKKKVSKDDRGLEKGFQEVGEIKKELEVALSEVADLKRILATTIKEHESLNSEHLTALNRIQEADRIIRDLKVESETWDAQKSKFQLEIEELNLRLSNAGKIEAELNERLNGMETERNSFIEENETARRRIEEGGKTIEELKTLADQLKEKLSATTEEKETLNLKHLEALNNIQEVEKVIGVLRVEAESLGLEKSKFLVDIEDLSQKLSAAGEIQSELKGRLKDIEIEKETLTEEKETAWRKIEAGDKIVEELNATIDSLKRQLTTTIEEKEALNFQHLETLSRAQEADTITRDLKVESETWSVEKSKLLLEIEDLNQKLDAAGKLEAQLNEKLKGVGLEYDNLIKENEAANKTIEEGQNIIEELNIMTDQVKRQLAATTEEKEVLNLDHATALSKITEADQIIGDMKTQSETWAVEKTDLLYMIEEMNQRMSDAIKIEAELRGRLKDIEIERDGLIKEKEIAWKEIEQGKQVREELNATIDQLNSQLTITVEEKKALSLEHVMALSKLQEANKIIEDFKVDADSWDLEKSKLLLQVEGLNQRLNQASKLETELNERLNVVEIDKVNLIKERETAWERIEEGEKIIKDLNEIGDRLKEEKIIISQELETLRGEVSILKQQIQSTEQQAAKLSHSLGASEGENRLLNLKIVEISSEIQLAQQTNQELVSQLQLLKEDLGVRETERSILVEKHETHVNESLTRVNMLEAQVTRLETELELLQSREKDLSQELEIKTAEAKQLGEENIGLQARVSEIEVLFRERENELSILRKKLEDSENRSSSNTANLTLEINRLLEEINSLHSQKGELEERMICRNEEASLQVKGLADQVDTLQQQLEVQQSQKVELELQLERTTQTISEYTIQIQKFKEELEDKISDLQRLVKEKEDLIVRIKDLESAFDSLCNEKHELEEKLKSQMDGNSQLREEKFELEKKFFELESNLSNRGVELATLHEKHINGEAEASSQKLILVAQVENLHEKLNSLQNEKSEFELQVEKEKQELLDTLTLLEKEKVELLSSIGDHQRSLKEHNDAYEKLNDEHKLLEDQFRECKLKLDNAEVKMAEMAQEFHNDIRSKDQVKDDLELMAEDLKRDLEVKHDEINSLVENVRTIEVKLRLSNQKLRVTEQLLTEKEEIFQKAELKYQEQQRLLEERIHGLSATIVANNEAHQRAISTVSENINSNLSQLECVIRKFVLDYAKYEKCVNETSHDLQLAKSWVSKAVQETNGLKKEVAYLGKQLQDKKERESILVEQVEKLETKVNKEGSEKDGLVQAIHQLEKRQRELEKMMEEKNEGMLGLKEEKKEAIRQLCMLIEYHRDRYDFLKDEVLKLNVKGGQSVR
- the LOC101207125 gene encoding protein ENHANCED DISEASE RESISTANCE 4 isoform X1 is translated as MATAQKVRVVRCPRCQNLLPEPSGLSVYQCGGCGIVLKAKSKVLFNEKRDFGSSEKYENFSEQGGSSLGGVSDSERGSPSMEPTVNERVMRSRRTVFSNSPIRTSDREDIDDYERKIGKETKGVWPMQRLGDKEIGSVEETHSQFSEQRIENWVRRYNIEQDMNIYDSDSPSKAPYRNPTGAARTRATFEHHRVERDAFAGYSGNSMAGAHGKGAPNFRYPGDRPSSSNLNVYYGHPEPNRNYEGPIEGFDPNRAELLRRLDELKAEIIKSCDVGDRPRVVADRAPVDPYYSRAGYNVPMRSSTKNPQHNHDPQYFGRGSGTFPATGHHQRNGEDFLHPPRHVVKDMPLYEDEFQEQMIRKTNHQPAHQYPPRQHYPESVMDFKQDPLSPLHDEDVFFHHPACSCSQCGKRNRQGPPNSPASNVSNPKEPIKSSTYHNETPVSVGLMASNLPCAGRFPSQDTLPHSRQPSELDSEIDGFGLVQPRTAAVFQRNGKSRDAIAGGAPFIVCSSCLELLKLPRKLYRLEVDWQKLQCGACSVVIIVKVENRKLVISVPAETKPTEVSPNDSSPKSVVNATSSIESSDNSSLKVIDTDHNKPSDDQDSNCAKPQEEVTSSPISSKEKESPTINCDPKNLSDSDDLPLKDTPSVISSVENSDNPSHDKPSEHREGTEDKQKVMVDDVTEPSELDVSFDDYANIHVSHDSVEINKEEEEEEGEEGEEGEEDQSKIKSNQESETFFVGLSRNNLRDFSRSSEITDNGRPTVSVNGQPLPAHIVKKAEKHAGPILPGDYWYDYQAGFWGVMGHPCLGIIPPFIDEFTYPMSRNCAAGNTGIFVNGRELHKRDLELLSSRGLPTTTNKLYRIDISGRVIDEDSGKVLYNLGKLAPTIEKVKHGFGMKVPRTLK
- the LOC101207125 gene encoding uncharacterized protein LOC101207125 isoform X2 — protein: MEPTVNERVMRSRRTVFSNSPIRTSDREDIDDYERKIGKETKGVWPMQRLGDKEIGSVEETHSQFSEQRIENWVRRYNIEQDMNIYDSDSPSKAPYRNPTGAARTRATFEHHRVERDAFAGYSGNSMAGAHGKGAPNFRYPGDRPSSSNLNVYYGHPEPNRNYEGPIEGFDPNRAELLRRLDELKAEIIKSCDVGDRPRVVADRAPVDPYYSRAGYNVPMRSSTKNPQHNHDPQYFGRGSGTFPATGHHQRNGEDFLHPPRHVVKDMPLYEDEFQEQMIRKTNHQPAHQYPPRQHYPESVMDFKQDPLSPLHDEDVFFHHPACSCSQCGKRNRQGPPNSPASNVSNPKEPIKSSTYHNETPVSVGLMASNLPCAGRFPSQDTLPHSRQPSELDSEIDGFGLVQPRTAAVFQRNGKSRDAIAGGAPFIVCSSCLELLKLPRKLYRLEVDWQKLQCGACSVVIIVKVENRKLVISVPAETKPTEVSPNDSSPKSVVNATSSIESSDNSSLKVIDTDHNKPSDDQDSNCAKPQEEVTSSPISSKEKESPTINCDPKNLSDSDDLPLKDTPSVISSVENSDNPSHDKPSEHREGTEDKQKVMVDDVTEPSELDVSFDDYANIHVSHDSVEINKEEEEEEGEEGEEGEEDQSKIKSNQESETFFVGLSRNNLRDFSRSSEITDNGRPTVSVNGQPLPAHIVKKAEKHAGPILPGDYWYDYQAGFWGVMGHPCLGIIPPFIDEFTYPMSRNCAAGNTGIFVNGRELHKRDLELLSSRGLPTTTNKLYRIDISGRVIDEDSGKVLYNLGKLAPTIEKVKHGFGMKVPRTLK